A genomic window from Solanum dulcamara chromosome 11, daSolDulc1.2, whole genome shotgun sequence includes:
- the LOC129874010 gene encoding uncharacterized protein LOC129874010, with protein sequence MAGQTNPEFSPKDPDVNEELQELEFTKRGCCFWLPSFRCGRSLWERVSTSDQKEEPHWWDKGLNAVMKVREWSELVAGPKWKTFIRRFNKNRSKTNKFNYDPLSYSLNFDDGPGVNDQSEDDRLFRDFSSRFASIPVSSKSSMDLGKDPPSFL encoded by the coding sequence ATGGCGGGTCAAACAAACCCGGAATTCTCCCCAAAAGACCCAGACGTGAACGAAGAATTGCAGGAGCTTGAATTCACGAAAAGGGGTTGTTGTTTCTGGCTTCCGTCTTTCAGATGTGGCCGAAGCCTTTGGGAACGGGTTTCCACCAGCGATCAAAAGGAAGAACCTCATTGGTGGGATAAGGGTTTGAACGCCGTTATGAAAGTTAGGGAGTGGTCGGAACTCGTAGCAGGTCCAAAATGGAAGACATTCATTCGACGATTCAATAAAAACCGTTCcaaaacaaataaattcaattaCGACCCGTTGAGTTACTCCTTGAATTTCGACGATGGACCAGGGGTAAACGATCAATCCGAAGACGATCGTTTATTCCGTGATTTCTCGTCGAGATTTGCTTCAATTCCGGTTTCTTCTAAGTCTTCAATGGATTTGGGCAAGGACCCACCATCCTTCTTGTGA